From Magnetospirillum sp. WYHS-4, a single genomic window includes:
- a CDS encoding amidohydrolase — protein sequence MPVPPAIAALVPEMLLWRRDIHAHPEAAFEERRTAALVAEKLRSWGIEVTEGVGRTGVVGSLTTGEGPCLGLRADMDALKIVEAEGLPHRSTVPGRAHACGHDGHVAMLLGAAKVLAESRKFKGTVRFVFQPAEELEGGADAMVRDGLFERFPMDEIY from the coding sequence ATGCCCGTTCCCCCCGCCATCGCCGCCCTGGTTCCCGAGATGCTCCTGTGGCGGCGCGACATCCATGCCCATCCGGAAGCCGCCTTCGAGGAACGCCGTACCGCCGCCCTGGTGGCGGAAAAGCTGCGCTCGTGGGGGATCGAGGTGACGGAAGGCGTCGGCCGTACCGGGGTGGTCGGCAGCCTGACGACGGGCGAGGGGCCTTGCCTCGGTCTTCGCGCCGACATGGACGCCCTGAAGATCGTCGAGGCGGAAGGGCTTCCCCATCGGTCGACGGTGCCGGGCCGCGCCCACGCCTGCGGGCACGACGGCCATGTGGCGATGCTATTGGGCGCCGCCAAGGTCCTGGCGGAAAGCCGGAAGTTCAAGGGCACGGTGCGCTTCGTCTTCCAGCCGGCCGAGGAACTGGAAGGCGGCGCCGACGCCATGGTCCGTGACGGCCTGTTCGAACGGTTCCCGATGGACGAAATCTATG
- the nadA gene encoding quinolinate synthase NadA, translating to MAETIILPKEGALTERGIPSTLDLEAEIDRLRREKNAVILAHYYQDGEIQDLADFVGDSLDLSRKAAATDADMIVFCGVRFMAEVAKILSPGKTVVLPDHEAGCSLEDSCQPGPFRQFREKHPDHIAVTYINCSAEVKALSDVIVTSSNAEHIVRQLPADKPILFSPDRHLGAYIARRTGREMTLWPGSCIVHEQFSEQELIKLKVRHPSAPIVAHPECPDAILNHADHVGSTKMILDYVLKSAQPEFIIATEKHIIHQMEKAAPHKVFIPAAGADGSCNCASCPFMAKNTLEKLYLCMVNEAPAITMPEDLRLRALKPLQRMLEMSPPALPARQDAA from the coding sequence ATGGCCGAAACCATCATCCTGCCCAAGGAAGGCGCGCTGACCGAGCGCGGCATCCCCTCCACCCTGGACCTGGAGGCCGAGATCGACCGCCTGCGCCGCGAGAAGAACGCGGTCATCCTGGCCCATTACTACCAGGACGGCGAAATCCAGGACCTGGCCGACTTCGTCGGCGATTCCCTGGACCTGTCGCGCAAGGCGGCGGCGACCGACGCGGACATGATCGTCTTCTGCGGCGTGCGCTTCATGGCCGAGGTGGCGAAGATCCTGAGCCCCGGCAAGACCGTCGTCCTGCCCGACCACGAGGCGGGCTGCTCGCTGGAGGATTCCTGCCAGCCCGGGCCTTTCCGCCAGTTCCGGGAAAAGCACCCGGACCACATCGCGGTCACCTACATCAACTGCTCGGCCGAGGTGAAGGCCCTGTCCGACGTCATCGTCACCTCGTCGAACGCCGAACACATCGTCCGCCAGTTGCCGGCCGACAAGCCGATCCTGTTCTCCCCCGACCGCCACCTCGGCGCCTACATCGCCCGCCGGACGGGACGCGAGATGACGCTTTGGCCGGGTTCGTGCATCGTGCACGAGCAATTCTCGGAACAGGAACTTATCAAGCTCAAGGTCCGCCATCCGTCCGCCCCCATCGTCGCCCACCCGGAATGCCCGGACGCCATCCTGAATCATGCCGACCATGTCGGTTCGACCAAGATGATCCTCGATTACGTGCTGAAATCGGCGCAGCCAGAATTCATCATCGCCACCGAGAAGCACATCATCCACCAGATGGAAAAGGCGGCGCCGCACAAGGTCTTCATCCCGGCCGCCGGGGCGGACGGAAGCTGCAACTGCGCCAGTTGCCCCTTCATGGCCAAGAACACCCTGGAGAAGCTCTACCTCTGCATGGTCAACGAGGCCCCGGCGATCACCATGCCGGAAGACCTGCGGCTGCGAGCCCTCAAGCCCCTCCAGCGCATGCTGGAGATGTCGCCACCGGCCCTGCCGGCCCGCCAAGATGCTGCCTGA